A stretch of DNA from Perognathus longimembris pacificus isolate PPM17 chromosome 14, ASM2315922v1, whole genome shotgun sequence:
TTACGATCCCAGCGATTGGGGTTACACAATAGGTGTCAGAACGGAGGGActgctggggctggtggctcacacctgtcacctttgcttctgaggaggctgagctctggggatcccagttcaaagcccagctcgGGGCGGATAGATAGAAACACCCAGAAAAGGAGCTGTacgtgactcaagtgggagagcaccaccagccttgcctgaaaaaaagccaaacaacaacaccaggcccagagttcaagtgccagtactggcGAGGCTGACCGGTGCCGTCTCCGCAGGCTGGACCGGGACTTGAACCGGTTTTCCTCAGGACCTGTACCACGCCCGCTGCCTGTGTCCACACTGCGTCAGCCTCCAGACCGGCTCCCACATGGACCCCCCGGGGCAACTCGGAGCCTCTCTACCACAACCAGACCGTCTTCTACCGGCGGCCGTGCCTGGGCCAGCCGCGCGCCCGCCTGCGCTACTGCCTGGAGCCCAGGCTTTACCCGGTGGCGCTGGCCTGCGTGTGCGTGCGGCCCCGGGTCCTGGCTTAGCCCGCCGGCGCGGCCCAGGCGCGGCCCCGCGGGGCGACCGGCCTCCGGGGCGATGCCCAGCTGCGGGACCCTGCGACGGGAGGGGGCCTGGGAGAAAAGCACACTTTCTGCACTTTTGGGGAGCACTTGGGAAGGCGGCAGCTTCAGCCGAAGGCAgctggaagcgggggggggggggggggggacggctccTCTCGGGGAGGATGGAGAGAGCGCCACCCACCCCCGTCTCCGGGCCTCGCTTCccgcttctcctcccctccccccccccagacacTGGCTTGCTGTTTCCCCTcgggccgccctccctccctccctccctcccgccctcccgcccctcccgccctcccgccctccctccctcgagTACTAGGAACGTATCCTCTGGCGTGGATCACTTCGAGGAGGAAACTATTATTGAAATGGAGAATTTTACTCAATAAATATCTGTATTTTAACATGGCCTCCTTTGCCGTTGGCGCGCGTGGGCCCTGGGCCTCCTgcggccctccctccccgccctccctgccCGCTCCCTCGCTGGCTGGCtgggccccagggtgggagacAGAGGCCCGTTGAGGCTCTTCCAGTGGGCACACAGCGCCCCCTTGTCTCCGCAACAATCTGCCTTTGTCCTGGCTGCGGCAGCTTGGTTCTGGGGGTGCTGCCGGGCTCAGCCCCCCattctaaaaggaaaaacaaaaaggaaggatcAGCCAAGGGAGAGgatgaaggggctgggggggaCACCGACGTCTTCAGACTGGGTCACCGGGGCTCCGGGCGGGTGCTGGTCTCTCTGC
This window harbors:
- the Il25 gene encoding LOW QUALITY PROTEIN: interleukin-25 (The sequence of the model RefSeq protein was modified relative to this genomic sequence to represent the inferred CDS: deleted 2 bases in 2 codons) produces the protein MVAGTLGGPVQKDCSHLPRCCPSKGQEFPEEWLRRTPVPVTPPAPAGPPPSPALCRAGQDGPLHGRAISPWRYELDRDLNRFPQDLYHARCLCPHCVSLQTGSHMDPRGNSEPLYHNQTVFYRRPCLGQPRARLRYCLEPRLYPVALACVCVRPRVLA